In Idiomarina sp. PL1-037, a single genomic region encodes these proteins:
- a CDS encoding GGDEF and EAL domain-containing protein, producing MLHDYERKRLAALRQLNLLDTSPSESFDRITRMASKLFGLPIAAVSLTDKDRQWFKSRVGVEHTEIPRFKACCGEVADTSGFLVVPDLQNSPLYQNSVLAESGVRFYAGAPLTTRDGYTLGSMCVLGNEPRLITDDERALLQDMAAMVMDQIELQHAFGRIDPVTGLPNRNQFVEDIEDLKTEQSGLRYALHVDLFDENQLRSLQRVVGLPSLDNLAHDIADYLKQQLQNRDRLYYIGGCEYLYLVDDNDEDINKTARALWQLVNDVVLDESSPLLHTPVIGIAPFEISDAFGADIIRTVHSASQDARLAGEDVVLYSQQMDAEHRRRFTILHDFRQALESNEQLFLYFQPRLTLSDNKCHSVEALIRWQHPTLGTISPAEFVPLVESTSLVREMTHWVLQRCIEQINLWHQQGCSLQIAMNISGNNLDEAGFAKRILSALKAADIDTRWFELELTESAIVSHSKQAMKQLKTLAEAGVSIAIDDFGTGYNTLTYLQEVPAHVVKIDTAFVFNLDQKPRNQAIVNAMVSMAQQLGYRVVAEGVENKESCEYLRRIGCNEIQGFWYSKPSPADECCALARI from the coding sequence ATGCTACACGACTATGAAAGAAAGCGTTTGGCCGCGCTTCGCCAGCTAAATTTATTGGACACATCGCCAAGCGAAAGTTTTGACCGTATAACCCGTATGGCAAGTAAACTTTTCGGTTTACCTATCGCAGCAGTCTCCTTAACAGATAAAGACCGACAGTGGTTTAAATCTCGCGTTGGTGTTGAACATACAGAAATCCCTCGTTTTAAAGCCTGTTGTGGTGAGGTTGCTGATACATCAGGCTTTTTAGTCGTGCCCGACTTGCAGAACTCTCCACTATATCAAAACAGCGTACTGGCGGAATCGGGTGTGCGCTTTTATGCCGGAGCCCCGCTTACGACCCGTGACGGTTATACACTAGGGTCTATGTGTGTACTTGGTAACGAACCCCGCCTAATAACCGACGACGAGCGTGCCCTGCTTCAGGACATGGCTGCTATGGTGATGGACCAGATAGAGCTGCAACACGCCTTCGGACGAATAGACCCCGTAACAGGACTGCCTAACCGCAATCAATTTGTCGAAGACATTGAAGATTTAAAAACAGAGCAAAGCGGGCTCCGCTATGCCTTGCATGTGGATCTATTTGACGAAAACCAGCTCCGTTCACTACAGCGAGTAGTTGGGTTGCCAAGCCTCGATAACCTAGCGCACGACATTGCCGACTACCTGAAACAACAGCTGCAGAACCGCGATCGCCTTTATTACATCGGTGGCTGTGAATATTTGTACTTAGTCGACGACAATGACGAAGACATTAATAAAACAGCCAGAGCTTTGTGGCAATTAGTTAACGACGTGGTGTTGGATGAGTCTTCTCCTTTATTACACACTCCAGTCATTGGAATTGCGCCATTCGAAATTAGCGATGCCTTTGGCGCGGACATAATTCGCACAGTACACAGCGCCAGTCAGGACGCGCGCCTGGCCGGTGAGGACGTAGTTCTGTACTCTCAGCAAATGGATGCAGAGCATCGTCGGCGCTTTACTATTTTGCACGACTTTCGTCAGGCACTGGAGAGTAATGAACAGTTGTTCCTGTATTTTCAACCCAGATTAACTCTCAGCGACAATAAATGTCACTCGGTAGAAGCACTGATACGCTGGCAACATCCTACCCTGGGCACGATTTCTCCAGCCGAGTTTGTTCCTCTGGTAGAGAGTACGTCATTAGTACGGGAAATGACCCACTGGGTATTGCAGCGCTGTATCGAGCAAATCAATCTGTGGCACCAGCAAGGTTGTTCACTGCAAATAGCGATGAATATTTCTGGTAATAATCTGGATGAAGCCGGCTTTGCAAAACGCATATTATCGGCTCTGAAAGCAGCTGATATTGACACTCGCTGGTTCGAGCTTGAACTTACCGAAAGCGCCATTGTAAGCCACAGTAAACAAGCAATGAAGCAATTAAAAACGCTTGCTGAAGCAGGTGTATCAATTGCTATTGACGACTTTGGTACCGGCTACAACACATTGACCTACTTACAAGAAGTTCCGGCACATGTGGTTAAAATTGACACAGCTTTTGTTTTTAACCTTGATCAAAAGCCTCGAAATCAGGCAATCGTGAACGCTATGGTGAGTATGGCGCAACAGTTAGGCTACCGAGTTGTTGCAGAGGGCGTTGAAAACAAAGAAAGTTGCGAATATCTACGTCGAATTGGTTGTAATGAGATACAAGGCTTTTGGTATAGTAAACCTAGCCCTGCCGATGAATGCTGTGCGCTGGCTCGCATCTGA
- a CDS encoding DMT family transporter, producing MNRSLIMAVFLLVVGNNIVIFSDSLIKLLDGFDAPFQFVFYRQVSAALILLPFIVFFKRPLLPRRLRWHATRAHIFLLGTVFMVVSLTTLPLATANAIFYAAPIITVVLARLLFKERVTRLSLVTAVLGMTGVLVIINPASANIFALAALVVATTLALNNLLIKKLPSEHGIIDTLYLTNLLGIPVAACLTWFEGASFNLDTLLIAVGSSLFSMIYAGTCVFAYRAAESNKITSAEYTGLIGAVVLGMLFFTETPDVRFYVGSVLIIVPLTVLTLRNSKSVG from the coding sequence ATGAATCGTTCGTTAATCATGGCTGTTTTCCTGCTGGTTGTCGGAAACAATATTGTCATTTTCTCAGATTCATTAATAAAATTACTGGATGGTTTTGATGCCCCCTTTCAGTTTGTTTTCTATCGGCAAGTTAGTGCGGCACTCATTTTACTGCCTTTTATCGTATTTTTTAAACGGCCTTTATTGCCGAGAAGACTTCGCTGGCACGCCACAAGGGCGCATATTTTTTTACTTGGTACTGTCTTTATGGTGGTATCACTTACCACCCTTCCGTTAGCAACAGCCAATGCTATTTTCTACGCTGCGCCTATTATTACGGTAGTGCTGGCGCGGCTATTATTTAAAGAGCGAGTTACACGCTTGTCATTGGTCACAGCCGTGTTAGGTATGACTGGCGTGTTGGTTATTATTAACCCAGCATCTGCAAATATTTTTGCGCTGGCTGCTCTGGTTGTGGCTACAACACTAGCTTTGAACAATCTATTAATAAAGAAGCTGCCATCAGAGCATGGCATAATAGACACGCTATATTTGACTAACTTATTAGGTATTCCCGTTGCTGCCTGCCTGACCTGGTTTGAAGGTGCCAGTTTTAATTTAGACACATTATTAATAGCTGTAGGCTCTAGCCTATTTTCTATGATTTATGCTGGTACATGTGTTTTTGCTTATCGGGCGGCCGAAAGTAATAAAATTACCAGCGCAGAATACACGGGCCTTATCGGCGCGGTAGTTTTAGGAATGCTATTTTTTACCGAAACGCCAGATGTCCGTTTTTATGTTGGCTCGGTGTTGATTATTGTGCCGCTAACCGTCCTTACTTTGCGAAATTCTAAGTCAGTTGGTTAA
- a CDS encoding LysR substrate-binding domain-containing protein has protein sequence MSLPFRAIQYFVEVARCESFSQAAKRLHVSQSAVSHQVALLEESLGAQLFIRRGRQTMLSALGESYFNEVAGAISTIEEATVNFKQNDSRQVSLAVHGSLAVKWLIPALDEFRQRYPNIELTLQMLTQDGNFDIRWADCFITTKPPATGYQRYHLYDETLKPYCSKALFSEVNRLKSADELIKYPLLSAISAFASGKPGTDWQRWFEKANLQLPATAKVHHFSHLLLAAEAAKYGQGIALLNEFMTTEQERAESLFELPFHSIKTDDSFYFVYPSTTAKSPGVEALGDWLVNLCRDRSGRPALS, from the coding sequence ATGAGCTTGCCGTTCAGAGCGATACAGTATTTTGTCGAAGTGGCTCGCTGTGAGAGTTTCTCTCAAGCGGCTAAGCGTTTGCATGTATCGCAAAGTGCTGTCAGCCACCAAGTAGCACTGCTGGAAGAGTCTCTGGGGGCTCAATTGTTTATTCGACGGGGCAGACAGACGATGTTGAGCGCGCTGGGAGAAAGCTACTTTAACGAGGTAGCCGGAGCTATCAGTACGATTGAAGAGGCTACGGTTAACTTTAAACAAAATGACTCCCGTCAGGTAAGCTTGGCTGTGCATGGCTCATTGGCGGTTAAGTGGTTAATTCCTGCGCTAGATGAGTTTCGCCAACGTTACCCCAATATTGAACTGACTCTACAAATGTTAACGCAGGATGGTAATTTTGATATCCGCTGGGCAGACTGTTTCATTACAACAAAGCCACCGGCTACAGGTTATCAGCGTTATCATTTATACGATGAAACCCTCAAGCCTTATTGCTCAAAAGCACTTTTTTCAGAAGTTAACCGGCTAAAAAGTGCCGATGAGCTGATAAAGTACCCGTTATTGTCGGCAATTAGTGCCTTTGCAAGTGGGAAACCGGGTACCGATTGGCAGCGTTGGTTTGAAAAAGCCAATTTACAGCTCCCTGCAACAGCGAAAGTCCACCATTTTAGCCACTTGTTACTGGCGGCCGAAGCAGCGAAATACGGCCAGGGTATAGCACTGCTTAACGAGTTTATGACAACGGAGCAAGAGCGTGCTGAAAGCTTATTTGAATTACCTTTTCATAGTATTAAAACCGACGATAGCTTTTATTTTGTGTACCCCTCAACGACTGCAAAAAGCCCGGGAGTAGAGGCACTGGGCGATTGGCTGGTGAATCTTTGCCGCGATCGTTCGGGAAGGCCTGCTCTTAGCTGA
- a CDS encoding YdbL family protein codes for MMKYLLTAVLVVFIGLSSPLAQAQQLDLQQAKTQLSEAKEKGLVGERPDGYLGVVKSTDTAEQIVKKINEARRNEYTRIANENDIAVADVELLAGKRAIELTESGLYVKVDGEWQKKP; via the coding sequence ATGATGAAATATTTACTAACCGCAGTTTTAGTTGTTTTTATTGGCTTATCAAGCCCGCTGGCACAAGCTCAGCAATTAGACTTGCAACAGGCAAAAACGCAATTAAGTGAAGCCAAAGAAAAAGGTCTGGTGGGTGAGAGACCCGACGGTTACCTTGGGGTGGTCAAATCTACAGACACTGCCGAACAGATCGTGAAAAAAATTAATGAGGCCCGTCGTAACGAATATACACGAATAGCCAACGAAAATGACATTGCTGTCGCGGATGTCGAGCTATTAGCCGGCAAGCGTGCCATTGAACTGACTGAGTCAGGCCTTTATGTTAAAGTAGATGGGGAGTGGCAGAAGAAGCCTTAA
- a CDS encoding YnbE family lipoprotein yields the protein MKRLLLLISVPLFVLGCTPTVQVAAPKEPITINLNVKIKHEIYVKVDKALDDVISESSGLF from the coding sequence ATGAAACGATTATTGTTATTAATAAGCGTGCCTTTATTCGTTCTGGGGTGTACCCCGACGGTACAGGTCGCAGCACCTAAAGAGCCTATTACTATTAACCTAAACGTCAAAATAAAACATGAAATTTACGTTAAAGTTGATAAAGCGCTCGACGATGTAATTTCTGAATCCAGTGGCCTGTTTTAA
- a CDS encoding YdbH domain-containing protein, which yields MKLWRVISFGSSMLLTLLLIVFAIALFGYLYLNQQLKLAGVTDWEVEFEKLTASHIVIKRLEVAIDSVPELEGTSPTAAVNLTKILSMEMPTLLPERIDIKSLQLKGRLLPESVSASLSLINKQQLRLELNSQQPLVANVRVIRQDNQVKLKARYDNALLQANYDYNSGKLKAGGSYLLAAQQFADKITTEPVSVDAKWNGILSPYIESATLESLIAELSGELVVSIKQPTLIKVTDTTTTTTGELQLNLSKGIMESYRLELNSDTENLASLIEYDLPLQLSSLSWELNSRDSLGVSLSNAQQAVNKARWPLKLNAVAKGEKNKTIRLASELSIQQKKWQFNSLDLDYVQLSADSIKFPVAGQSMAISKLTSQFAGTVSTTAAELHSTKPTRIELNAFENDALAILNFNQIYYPYSEPHNALAEFDLNIHSNAINFEPIRNLEAVFDSKFQYQQQQLTSDGELVLGDHIKVAHHSQINSDRLKSKIEVGKFNWQQLPQLDTLLTNLAPQLVVSKAAISGQTDVTYSINDNRWHLDKGQLEIQQGDWVFDTLSVVNSNIDFGFTANNEQLKVNNAQLNIGSVQQGFALGPITAEFRAQLPFQQPMQSTLDLTSHTIKALGGSISIPNQGYSLTDSFVLPVVFEKISLGELMRQYPSNKISIDGKVSGTIPVYWDSNDLTIERGYLDALAPGGHLQVDSSALVQLAGSNPSLQTLAGVLGNFYYDQLSTTVDYNDNGKLTLAVQLKGSNPELENGRPVELNVSLEEDLPALIKGLQISNSLNDVIRKRVQQKIN from the coding sequence ATGAAGCTATGGCGGGTAATATCATTTGGTAGCTCCATGCTTCTCACGCTTCTTCTCATTGTGTTTGCTATAGCACTGTTCGGCTACTTGTATTTAAACCAGCAACTGAAATTAGCTGGTGTTACTGACTGGGAAGTTGAATTTGAGAAACTGACTGCCAGCCACATTGTGATTAAACGGCTGGAAGTAGCAATTGATTCTGTACCCGAATTGGAAGGCACCAGTCCCACTGCAGCGGTAAACCTCACAAAGATACTTTCAATGGAAATGCCGACTTTATTACCAGAACGCATTGATATTAAGTCGCTACAATTGAAAGGTCGGCTATTGCCTGAAAGCGTCTCTGCAAGTCTTTCACTGATAAACAAGCAGCAATTGCGGTTAGAGCTCAATAGCCAGCAGCCACTTGTCGCTAATGTGAGAGTTATTCGACAAGATAACCAGGTAAAACTGAAAGCTCGCTACGACAACGCCCTGTTACAGGCTAATTATGACTACAACTCAGGGAAGCTTAAAGCCGGTGGTAGTTATCTTTTAGCGGCACAACAGTTTGCAGACAAAATAACAACCGAACCAGTGTCGGTTGATGCGAAGTGGAACGGTATTCTTTCACCTTATATTGAGTCAGCAACATTGGAGAGTCTTATTGCTGAATTGTCGGGCGAGCTTGTCGTGTCGATTAAGCAGCCCACTTTAATAAAGGTGACCGACACTACCACAACGACAACAGGTGAGCTTCAGCTGAATTTGAGTAAGGGTATTATGGAGTCTTATCGACTCGAGCTGAATAGTGATACTGAAAACTTAGCGTCGTTAATCGAGTACGATCTACCACTGCAATTGTCGTCGTTGTCCTGGGAGCTCAACAGCCGCGACAGCTTGGGCGTTTCATTGTCTAATGCTCAGCAGGCTGTTAATAAAGCTCGTTGGCCTCTAAAGCTAAATGCTGTAGCTAAAGGTGAAAAAAACAAAACAATTCGCCTCGCGTCTGAGTTATCGATACAACAAAAAAAATGGCAATTTAACTCGCTTGATCTCGATTATGTACAACTAAGTGCGGACAGCATTAAGTTTCCAGTTGCCGGGCAATCAATGGCGATAAGCAAACTCACCTCACAATTTGCAGGAACAGTCTCGACCACAGCTGCCGAACTCCACAGTACTAAGCCAACCCGCATTGAGCTTAATGCTTTCGAAAACGACGCCCTAGCCATACTGAACTTCAATCAAATTTATTATCCGTACTCCGAACCTCATAATGCGCTTGCAGAATTTGACCTTAACATTCACAGCAACGCGATTAATTTCGAACCGATACGGAACCTCGAAGCCGTTTTTGACAGTAAATTTCAATATCAACAACAGCAACTGACAAGTGACGGAGAGCTCGTACTCGGTGACCATATAAAAGTGGCACACCATAGCCAAATTAATTCTGATCGGCTAAAGAGCAAAATTGAAGTTGGCAAATTCAACTGGCAGCAACTTCCACAACTGGACACCCTGCTGACGAATTTAGCGCCTCAGCTTGTTGTCAGTAAAGCAGCTATTAGTGGCCAAACCGATGTCACTTATTCCATAAATGATAACCGCTGGCACCTCGATAAGGGGCAACTAGAGATTCAACAAGGTGACTGGGTTTTTGATACCTTATCTGTGGTTAATAGCAATATTGATTTTGGTTTCACTGCCAATAACGAACAACTTAAGGTTAATAACGCGCAACTTAACATTGGTAGCGTGCAACAAGGTTTTGCACTGGGGCCAATCACCGCTGAATTTAGAGCCCAACTGCCCTTTCAACAACCTATGCAATCCACTCTCGATTTAACCAGTCACACCATTAAAGCTCTTGGTGGCAGCATAAGCATTCCCAACCAGGGTTACTCGTTAACCGACAGCTTTGTACTGCCCGTTGTGTTCGAAAAAATTTCGCTGGGTGAACTCATGCGTCAATATCCAAGCAACAAAATTTCCATAGATGGTAAGGTTTCAGGAACCATCCCTGTTTACTGGGATTCTAACGATTTAACGATAGAAAGAGGTTATCTGGATGCACTGGCACCCGGTGGTCACCTTCAGGTAGATTCATCCGCTCTGGTTCAACTTGCTGGCAGTAACCCCAGCTTACAGACTTTGGCAGGCGTATTGGGTAACTTCTATTATGATCAACTGTCTACAACCGTTGACTATAATGACAATGGTAAATTGACCTTAGCAGTACAGCTAAAAGGCTCTAACCCGGAGCTTGAAAATGGACGTCCGGTTGAGCTTAACGTAAGCTTAGAGGAAGACCTGCCCGCATTGATAAAAGGGCTGCAAATAAGTAATAGCCTGAACGATGTTATCCGTAAACGAGTGCAGCAGAAAATCAACTAA
- the alkB gene encoding DNA oxidative demethylase AlkB yields the protein MTSLDLFGNLGSESLRLNISEQAILFHQFLAKNDDALLTEVRSVLRRSPLRHLQTPAGHKMSVKSSNCGEYGWLSDRGGYRYQKTDPVTKAAWPKMPSLIRSKAIEAATFAGFADFQPDACLINVYLPGAKMGLHQDKDETDFEKPIVSFSFGLPITFMWGGFKRSEKYQKFSLQHADALVWGGRDRLRYHGVQQLKEAMHPLTGRCRVNLTIRQAG from the coding sequence ATGACCTCTCTCGATTTATTCGGCAACTTAGGTTCTGAATCGCTGCGTTTGAATATCAGTGAGCAGGCAATATTGTTTCATCAGTTTTTAGCTAAAAATGACGATGCCTTGTTAACTGAGGTTCGTAGTGTCTTAAGGCGCTCCCCTTTACGTCATTTGCAAACACCTGCCGGGCATAAAATGTCGGTTAAAAGTAGTAACTGCGGCGAGTATGGCTGGCTGAGTGATAGAGGGGGCTATCGATACCAAAAGACCGACCCAGTCACCAAGGCGGCCTGGCCAAAAATGCCCTCTCTCATTAGAAGCAAAGCAATAGAGGCAGCAACATTCGCAGGGTTTGCCGATTTTCAGCCAGACGCCTGTCTTATCAACGTTTATTTACCCGGAGCAAAAATGGGACTCCATCAGGATAAAGATGAGACGGACTTTGAAAAGCCCATTGTGTCCTTTTCTTTTGGGTTACCTATCACCTTTATGTGGGGCGGTTTTAAACGCTCTGAGAAGTATCAGAAATTCAGTCTTCAGCATGCCGATGCGCTTGTATGGGGAGGAAGAGATCGCTTGAGGTATCATGGCGTTCAACAGCTTAAGGAGGCTATGCACCCATTAACCGGACGCTGTAGAGTGAATTTAACTATACGCCAGGCCGGTTAA
- a CDS encoding GNAT family N-acetyltransferase — protein MTDKNTSRERIYQVSSNREQASHKLRYVEASAPAEQDCRLCVGSLTATDSSKSQFTITNTVYDDVAKLAFMEKQLYSNQAYPPLFFYQALQQWPSTFLSLKVDGKVAGYSLIAPLSDNAVTLMSLLIGKDFQGQGLGKQLLQQSIRLAQTLQCKRLDLSVAPDNEPAVRLYEKFGFCVTEAVKDYLGPGEDRLLMSLPLAKT, from the coding sequence ATGACTGATAAAAACACTTCAAGAGAACGTATATACCAAGTTTCCAGTAACCGCGAACAAGCGTCTCACAAACTACGTTACGTGGAAGCTTCAGCCCCCGCAGAGCAAGATTGTCGCTTATGCGTCGGTTCGCTCACCGCAACAGACAGTTCGAAAAGCCAATTTACCATCACGAATACAGTCTATGACGACGTTGCGAAGTTGGCTTTTATGGAAAAGCAGCTCTACTCAAACCAGGCTTACCCTCCTCTGTTTTTCTACCAGGCTTTGCAGCAGTGGCCCAGCACGTTCTTATCGCTAAAAGTTGACGGCAAAGTGGCTGGCTACAGTCTTATAGCGCCTCTGTCTGATAATGCCGTAACACTTATGTCTTTACTGATTGGAAAAGATTTCCAGGGGCAAGGTTTAGGTAAGCAGTTGTTGCAACAGTCGATACGCCTGGCTCAAACCCTGCAGTGTAAACGGCTCGATCTCAGTGTCGCTCCAGACAACGAACCAGCCGTTCGTTTATATGAAAAGTTCGGTTTTTGTGTTACTGAGGCTGTTAAAGATTATTTGGGCCCCGGTGAAGACCGCCTTTTGATGAGCTTACCTTTAGCAAAGACATGA
- a CDS encoding cytochrome b/b6 domain-containing protein, translating into MIIWDKFIRAFHWLLVLCFCLNYFFLEHGSSIHQAVGYTAAALVMVRIVWGFIGPPNARFKNFFPSFSGIKNHFYELKQRKMKQEQGHNPLGGLMVFAILVLFLVQAVTGFLREEIDALYGDSFLTSLHGISANIIFALVIIHIIAVFITAYLGKIELIRPMINGKRRQKPHD; encoded by the coding sequence ATGATTATTTGGGATAAATTTATCAGAGCTTTCCATTGGTTGTTGGTACTGTGTTTTTGTCTGAACTATTTTTTCCTAGAGCATGGCAGCAGCATCCACCAAGCTGTAGGTTACACTGCCGCAGCTTTGGTTATGGTACGTATTGTCTGGGGTTTTATTGGACCTCCCAATGCGCGCTTCAAAAATTTCTTTCCCTCATTCTCGGGTATCAAGAATCACTTTTATGAGCTAAAACAACGAAAAATGAAACAGGAACAGGGCCATAACCCACTCGGTGGCCTGATGGTGTTTGCCATTCTAGTTCTGTTTTTAGTTCAGGCTGTTACTGGCTTTCTTCGTGAAGAGATCGATGCACTGTATGGGGACAGCTTTTTAACCTCACTGCATGGCATATCCGCCAATATCATTTTCGCGCTTGTTATTATTCACATTATTGCCGTATTCATTACAGCTTATTTAGGTAAAATAGAACTCATTCGTCCAATGATTAACGGAAAGCGCCGACAAAAACCTCATGACTGA
- a CDS encoding PepSY domain-containing protein — MKNQLLKLSAIAATGLFLSACGSPESGMTQCTMEPKENWLEQEQFQDSLKEQGYEISEFKVTDGNCYEIYGFNQNKQKVEIYFNPVDGSIVKQETE; from the coding sequence ATGAAGAACCAACTTCTTAAATTATCAGCTATTGCGGCTACCGGTCTATTTTTGTCGGCTTGCGGCAGCCCTGAGTCAGGTATGACACAGTGCACCATGGAGCCTAAAGAAAACTGGTTAGAGCAGGAGCAGTTTCAAGATTCGTTAAAAGAACAAGGTTATGAAATAAGCGAGTTTAAAGTAACTGACGGAAACTGTTATGAAATTTACGGATTTAACCAGAACAAACAGAAAGTTGAAATTTACTTTAATCCTGTAGATGGCAGTATTGTTAAGCAAGAAACCGAGTAA
- a CDS encoding acyloxyacyl hydrolase — protein MWLRASLVVLIISSFSSFADEVHVAGAYSTDQLRGIRAGYRITNLPVEMPTWLGSPDLHLEAALNHWQDSNNTADNITAFTISPILSWQIAGNKRPLFVETGIGGSYFDKTQIGNRRLSTQFQFEDRVSLSWQYSQSSDARVTLGYTHYSNADIKRPNDGLDFVWLSWVLPF, from the coding sequence ATGTGGTTAAGAGCATCACTGGTTGTACTAATAATATCGAGTTTTTCATCTTTTGCAGACGAGGTTCACGTTGCTGGAGCCTATTCCACAGACCAGTTACGCGGCATAAGAGCGGGTTATAGGATTACCAATCTGCCGGTAGAAATGCCCACCTGGTTAGGCTCACCCGATCTTCATTTAGAAGCTGCTTTAAATCACTGGCAGGATTCAAATAACACAGCGGACAACATTACCGCTTTTACCATTAGCCCTATTCTCTCCTGGCAAATAGCCGGAAACAAACGCCCCTTATTCGTTGAAACGGGTATTGGCGGCAGCTACTTTGATAAAACTCAGATAGGTAATCGTCGGTTATCTACCCAGTTTCAGTTTGAAGACCGGGTGTCACTCTCGTGGCAATACAGTCAAAGTTCTGATGCACGAGTAACTTTAGGGTATACCCACTACTCTAATGCCGATATCAAACGCCCGAATGACGGGCTGGACTTTGTATGGTTGAGCTGGGTTTTACCATTTTAA
- a CDS encoding LysR family transcriptional regulator, translated as MKNTKLPSLNALRVFDVAARSGSFKQASQELGVTQSAVTRQIQTLEEQLEVRLFQRDNRVHSLTPVGLELAPQIEQIFEQLERTIERTRNLSDNTTTQLNVAISSEQLHFWLAAKLADFHSLYPHIQLSFSRCNEYFFNESAAEMASAIQHQSWDLAIGYGKVTDKHIQSLVLQKNQMVPVSTIKTNDSPFQLPWLINPENPDHQAMLKTYSQQLKSTRIIHCNDVQMSLDLSSAEQAIALIDSSLITPGLSNLKVYNDSAQPCQYPLSIFYRKRQRQPVALVAFIKWLQMIIS; from the coding sequence ATGAAAAACACTAAACTCCCCTCATTAAATGCATTGAGAGTGTTTGATGTCGCCGCCCGAAGTGGCTCTTTTAAACAAGCCTCGCAAGAGCTTGGGGTAACTCAATCTGCGGTCACCCGACAAATACAAACCCTTGAAGAACAGCTCGAAGTCCGTTTATTCCAGCGAGACAACCGGGTTCACTCGCTCACTCCTGTCGGTCTGGAATTAGCCCCTCAAATTGAGCAAATATTTGAGCAACTGGAGCGTACCATTGAGCGCACCCGAAACCTCAGTGACAATACAACAACCCAGTTAAACGTCGCAATCAGTTCTGAGCAACTGCACTTTTGGTTAGCGGCAAAACTTGCCGACTTTCATTCTCTGTATCCGCACATTCAACTTAGCTTTAGTCGTTGTAATGAGTACTTTTTTAATGAAAGCGCCGCAGAAATGGCTTCAGCAATACAACATCAAAGCTGGGATCTTGCCATTGGTTATGGAAAGGTCACAGATAAGCACATTCAGTCCCTTGTGCTACAGAAAAATCAAATGGTCCCGGTTTCTACCATTAAGACCAATGACTCACCTTTCCAGCTGCCCTGGTTAATAAACCCTGAAAACCCTGATCATCAGGCAATGTTAAAGACCTACAGTCAACAATTGAAATCCACACGTATTATTCATTGCAATGATGTACAAATGTCACTGGACTTATCGTCCGCCGAACAAGCCATCGCCTTAATTGACAGTAGTCTTATTACGCCTGGACTGTCTAATTTAAAAGTCTATAACGACTCCGCACAGCCCTGTCAGTATCCACTGAGCATCTTTTATCGCAAACGACAGAGGCAGCCAGTAGCCCTGGTTGCGTTTATAAAGTGGCTGCAAATGATAATTTCTTGA
- a CDS encoding LysE family translocator: MLSYWSEFLTIALIHLFAVASPGPDFAVVSRYSLSFGRKAGYWVSLGVASGIIIHVTYSLIGVALIIHQTDWLYQTLLCAGALYLGFIGTQAIKAKPRKDMSDSELAATQPRKRKAFIVGFITNGLNVKATIFFLTLFTTIIAPETPFAIQFGYGIYLIVATGLWFLFLTWLLTQPRIFKTLWHYSHWVDRTMGVALILLSLKLLWEWANLIELI, encoded by the coding sequence GTGTTGTCTTACTGGAGTGAGTTTTTAACTATTGCTTTGATCCACCTGTTTGCGGTCGCGAGCCCGGGACCCGATTTTGCGGTGGTTTCACGCTACAGCCTGAGTTTTGGTCGCAAGGCTGGTTATTGGGTGAGTTTAGGTGTGGCATCAGGAATCATTATTCATGTTACTTATTCTCTTATTGGTGTGGCGCTGATTATCCACCAGACCGACTGGCTCTATCAGACTCTACTTTGTGCCGGCGCATTGTATTTAGGCTTCATTGGAACTCAGGCCATTAAAGCTAAACCCAGAAAGGATATGTCCGATAGTGAATTGGCTGCTACCCAGCCGCGTAAGCGGAAAGCTTTTATTGTTGGTTTTATTACTAATGGCTTAAATGTTAAAGCGACAATTTTCTTTTTGACCTTATTTACCACTATTATTGCTCCGGAAACTCCTTTTGCTATCCAGTTTGGTTACGGTATTTATCTAATTGTTGCGACCGGTCTATGGTTTTTATTTCTCACCTGGTTGCTGACCCAACCGCGTATTTTTAAAACACTCTGGCACTACAGTCATTGGGTCGACCGTACCATGGGAGTCGCTCTTATTTTATTATCGCTAAAATTATTATGGGAATGGGCAAACCTGATAGAGCTTATCTGA